TCGTACCACATAACCGCAGTAAAGATAAAATAATCCTCCTCTAGTTTCCAACTTGTTCCTTGATTTTAGAAAAGGTGGTTGATTTCTGTTTACCGCGTATTACTGATACCAGTGTTCCCACACCCGGGACAGCTCAAAAAGAGAAAGTTCTGCCCCCGCTTTGCACTTGAGATTTCTTGAAAAATTCTAAATGGAAATGTGCACTTCCCTTAAAACACGCCATGGAGCTGTAAGACGCATTATGTCGGAGGGTACTGCGAGCAGCgtaaaaattacaaataatttaaataagtgGTTTATTCCAACCTTAGACCAAATGAACCTGAAAAAGCGCATGCTTCTTTGTAATACAACACAGGTTTAAAGAAGTCAAGAAAACAAGACTAAGTACTGGTAATGGATAGAGAAAaaccttttgaaaatgttttttcgaATGTTTTTGAATGAAcacatacaaaaataattttataaagagcacagaaataatttaaaaacataggCTATTGATACACTCATTGAATAAATCATTGACATAAGAATACGAACATATTAAAAGTATTACCCAGCCTGTGACCCGAAAAGATAACATTTGAGTGATGAAGACTTGAATTTTAGCTGCTGCTCATGAAAAGTATGAGTTAAGAATAAATCCTTTGGAAAGCAATGGGTGAGCGGTATCTCACCTAACCCCCCCCGCAGCTATAAAGATGCAAAAGGGCAGGCCGCCTTTCCTTTACAGTACTAAATACAAGTTtcaccaaaaataaaatgccgATCTAAACGAAAAGTACGCTACGAAATCTCACATTCTGAagccttgaaaaataaaaaaaacgtaatTGTTTTACTGACCTCTGATCGtgtatatttacattaaaaaaataaaataatgagcgTATTTAAATAAGCAACCCGTTTCTTCTAAATTGATTACACGATTGAAACGAAACATTTCGCCTATGCGTATATATATGACTTTAAATTCGCATTCGTGCTCGTATAGAGTTTTCCTTTTACCAGCCGCTGTCTGCGAATGTATCCATACATTAttaattgtgtttttggaggacACTTAAATTTTTAATTCACTGTAGGAATTCAGTTTAAGATGTACATTTTAGTACTTTAAAACTGCGCCCATTTATAAATGACGTAGCATGGTGGCTTAAATACTGTAACAGTTATGACGATCTATGATTTCATTAATTTTCTGTAGTGAGTTCCTAACTTACATTTTCCCACGCCCTTCAGAAGTTTGTgactgtctttttttcatgtagTGCTTTACCTCTTATGGCGTGTCTGGCACATTAAAGACAAGTGTAATCAGAAAAATCTAATTAGCCAATTTTGACAGTTTGGAGTATTTAtatgtgtttcattttaaaataacaatatcCTGTTGTGATTTGCGCCATATAGCCACTGCAAACAATACACAGTCGGTTTTTGTAAACAGAAACGAGAACCGGATTTGGATTGTGAGTCCAGGATGATCAATTAACTGAAATTCACAGTGCAAAGCTTTCTGTCGTACTGCTGTGGCGATTGATCAGGAGCGGAGTGCGTTTAATTAGCGAGTTATTCCTTAGTCGTTACAATAGTACCacggtttatgtttttttattttttagttttttttaaaagacacagCTCACTTAACACAAAAACAGGTCGAGCAGCCGTGTAAAGGCGTTTTCCTTCTAAATTAGGTTTAAAACGAAGCATTTTCCATACCAGCCATTTTATACTGGTTTCAAGGTTCTGTTTTTACGATCGACTAAACCTGTTGGTGCTGCATTTAATTTCTATAGGAAAAAAAGGATTGGGCAAATAACAAGATTCAAACGCCTTTGCCATAAAACGCCTTAAAGGCAGAATTATCCGCATACCAGATTGTGGACTGGATTACAGCTGGAAGTGGATGCTGCACTGTTGATTACACCCAATGCTGGAGCTCGATGGCTCCTTGTCGTCTGATCTGACGTCAACATGTCTATAGGCTCTCGCTGCAAAGACAGAAAGGAACTGGAGGAAGGCCCAGCGCACTAATCGTTCACAGATGTTTGTAATACCAGAAAGAAGGATCTTATACGGTGCCTGTGTTCTACTGTCTGTTACCTTAGACTTCCTTAAATTCGCACGTGTCGCTTTGCCATTTCGATTTCGATGAAGGGCATTTCGGAAACAGTCGTGCGTCGTGACCCTTCCTGCATTAGCGCGAAGGCGGATTCCGTGGAGTCAATAATATATTACATAGGCTGCAGCATAGTTCGTGTTTACTTAAAGGTGCAAATGTGCTTCGAGGCGGTGCAGCGCACAGTCAAGGTTAGACGGGTTGCTATTGTTAGACCTACTTTATTGCCTCTACCGAAGTCCAGGATAACTGCTCTAGGGTCTGTTAAACCTCTTGGATACGTACAGTACAAATGAATGGAAGTCATTTTAGTATCCTATCATCTTTGGCACTTCCAAAATATACACAAGTATTACTGTACTACTGAACAATACCTTGTATGGTAGGCTATTTAAAGCAGAGGCCTGTCTTAagactgtagaaaaaaaaacaggaataatAAATCCATTTATTCAGTTAACAAGCAATTATATTACTGTTAAGAAAAACAATTGCCTTACACGTTTATGGCAAATTTTTCGCTGTTTCTGTAACTGGTAATAGCAGTAGGTCATAATAAGGTCATAGAATTATCTGCTCCTTTAATCGAAAGAGACTAGCCCGTTATGTGTATCTTGGACGCCATCTTGACACCGATAACAAATTATCTACAATTATCTGATCATACAGGAGACCAACCGAACCTGCTAATTTAATGTAAGGACCGTTTATCTTATGCAACCGGATTTGTTTTACATCATCGCTTTTGCGTTATCTTTTTTAATAGTGTTTATTTCAAAGGACTTCATAACACTCTTAAAATATATTGGGCACACGATCGCATATTTGGTTACCAACAGGCTCAATAGTGTACAGAAGTTAAGacacttttaaacaaataaaacacatacGCAAACGACCACAGAGCACCGCAAAGAAAAAGGCTAATACTCCCTTCTGTAAATTGTAAGCTatataaagaaaacaattgtaattgtaagtaacattttgtcattttaattacaataaaatactaaagaagggtgtgtttgttttaaaattatgtatTGAATGAACTGGTCTTAATAACTGGCCAATAAAGTCCTTTTTTTGTTCACTTCGCAAAAATGAGGAAACattaaaatactaaatataataataataataataataataataataataataataataataataataatatgcgcCACTGACACTAAAATCCATTTTTTAGATTCACACTTGTGGGACGGCTTATATATATTTGAATTACATCaggatattttaaatttaaaatacaaaaaaacaaatggtaaaTTGTCTACAAATGGTAGACAATGATGCTTGCTTATGTAATACAAATACGTTTCCCAAAGACGGATGAGAATGAAGTTATACTGATACGCAAAGGCCTATAACCTATGTATTAAAAAGTCTTTCTACTAAATATGTTATCAGTCATTACAACATCTGAGCTTACTCGGAGGCCACGATACTGACATCCCAGAACACTATTAATTTACCTTCTCCTATCCCGCTTTCCCATTTAGCTTTTAATGtcaaaaactacattttttcaGGCTCCGGCCTGTCTACcgctcttgtgatctgagttaGGAGAAGGATTacctctttttaaaaaggtaGAATCTACCATAATGATCAATTAAACACAATACAATGACACATCTATCATTAGAAGAATTTatatatgattttaaaatgtaattcagtATAGACATGCTTATACAGGAATATgcctcatatacaggtataggCTTGTTGGTATACTTCGATAATACGGGTCTCTTTTATTTCAACTAGGACCAAAAGACATGTACGAATAACCAAATTTCGAATGGCGGAATTTTAATTGactattttaacaaaaaagatGTGTAAATTCTTTTCATTCCTAAAATGACCATATATATTAAAAGAAATAGGCGCttttaaaataagaggattaCGTTTACGTCGAGAATACGATCCTATCAAAAAAGGTAGGCTACGCCTGTCTCAAGTTGTAACCTCCCGGCCTTGGAGTTACATTGAattacaattttacattttatggaaTTGGGCAGCTTTTGCTACACTGGGCAAATGACTACATTTTCGAAGATTACGTGTAAAGCGGGTAACTCCTATTGTATTGCTGTTTTCTCAAGATAATAATTGTGTGTATATATGAATTAACAATACCAGATCGTTTCAGTATTTGTTCGTCACTAATTAAGTTAATACATTATTGAATCAACGCCAGGAAGCACATTATTGAAGCGAATGAAGACGGCACAttcattgaaaaaaacattttctacagATTTCAATTAGGTTTTATATGTAATAGATTCAGTGTGCAAACTGCAGAGCAAGTAGTCAGTCCTGGATCTCGTTCACACGGCAATTCTGTTTATATTGTATTTGTAGATTATAACCCTTGAGAATATTGCTGACCACAAAGTTAATATTCTTCTGACAACCTGGTTGTAAATCTTCTATATCCCACAATCTATATTTTGCTCCCCTGTTCAGTGTTTCCTCTTAAAGGTAAAAATTACCTGTTACATGATCACCTATGTTTCCAGACAGCCCAGCCCCCACACCGCCATCCACATCAACCAGTTCAAATATCTGACGCGTGGGAATGTTTAAAAGTCTATTTTAAGGGTTGTTCCAGATACATCGCATGAGTGCTATTTGAGTTAACTGTCACATCATGATAAGTAAGGCTGCAAAGATTTTAATACTGTCATCTGTAACACGGGACTGCGTTAAAATAGCGTGAAGCGCGAAAGCACAGGTAAGAATCGAGTAGCAGTTCCTTTCAGGATTTCTGTTAATATCAGTGAGAGCTGGAGAATGCttgaaacaaaaatcacatttttaatttaagacaGGCATTTTGTGGTTTTGATCAGAAACGCAGAACAAATGATTAAGTAACAATGCATGGGGTATAAGCTggtttattgtgttttaaattagtCAGCATTTCAACATATACCTttgttatattaatatatacaaCAATGGGTCTatgcttgtttaaaaaaaacacagtggtttattgaattaattacattgtttacatctcCAAATATTATTAAAGCTCCAAGTTTCTGGACGGAAGTGCACAGACTAAACAGCTGTTTAAAACATCATCAAATACTGGACGACCACAAAAATATGACAATAGAACACTAAAtgacattttcaaatgaaatattACTTGAACTGGATCAAGATATTTAACAGTAAAACTCCAATGATATTTATATCCAGAAAGAGCCAACTTGTACTTCATTTACACTTTAGTGCCAAAGTCGTTGTTTGGCTTTTCTACACTTCAACAATGAAACAAACATTCACCACATGAAACGACATACACAATCCCTTACCAAACAGGTCTTCTCTTCTTAAAAATGGAATGGTTTTCTTCAAATATCCACTCTTCATGGCGGGAAAATTGCACATAAATATTCCGAAAAATAACGTTTGTAGTGTACATTTGAGAAGGAGTCTAAAAGGCTTTCCTTTTAAGTCCTTTTCGGGAGGAAAACTTTCACTGTTTGAGTTCCAACGCCCAGACATGCTGAGGCCACCCAGTCCTTCCCTTGGTTTTTTTGTCATTGCTACCCGCAGAGCTCTTCAAAACTTCATTCtgtgaaagaagaagaaaaaaataagcgtAATATATGCGTTatttaagaacaaaaatgaTTCTGTGTGCGTACTTGCAATTCGTAGCTTCCGCATTTTAATATCTAACATCTCGGTGTGTGGCCCACTTTCCCCCAAAGTTATAAGTATCTGGATTTAGAATTAAACCTTTTTCGTTTGACGTGTACATTTTCCGTAATGTACATTCCAGCTTTGCCCGTGAGAGGACATAGTGTCCATTACTGTATTTTCTCGAAATGGCCAAATTCACCAACATCAATTCAGTAGTAGCAGTAACAAGGTTAATAATAACGTACGCAAATATTTGCATTGAACACaccgtaaaaaaaaaacgacaacCGAGGAATTTCGAAAACACAGGCTAAGAATTTTGTTACTATTTATTCCtaatataatacaataaataatatacagttaATGTCTGggcttatttgttttaatttttatagaCTGTTACTCCAGTGTTTTAATAATATGTATCTGCATACAACTGCCATaccaataaaaatttaaaaggcaTTGTGTTTGTGCCTAGATGTTGAAAACAAGACTTTCCCCGCTGGCAAaagtgtgttgttgtttttttttttagttcagaaGAAATGGCCGTCACGCCATATACCTTCCGATAGCTGAAATATTGCTTTGTCGGGGCTGCATTTTTCCTTACCAGTTCTTTCTTCCTCTTTTCTTCCTTCACGTCGGTCTTTTTGAATTCCGCTTTGAAGGCCTCTGCCTCTCCGTTCTGGTCGTCCTTGGCCAGCAGATCCATGAGGTAGGCGATGTAGCTGGTGGCCAGCCGAAGCGTTTTGATTTTGGACAGTTTCGTGTCGGCCGGGACGTTGGGAATACACTCCCGCAGCTCGGCGAAAGCGCTGTTGATGCTCTGAGTCCTGCGCCTCTCCTTGCGGTTGGCCGTGCCCCTCCGTTTCACGGGACGGGGTCCCAGCCCAACTGCCCCGGCCCCAGGAACACCCCCGTAGTGCGAGTGGTCAAGAGCTGTCGCGCCGTTGGCATATTCGGGGCTGTACGACGGTGCCATAGTGTAGTCAGGGGGGGACATCTCTGGGTGGCTAATGAGCCACCCGTGGAAATAAGGGTTCTCTTCATGGCAGCGGCTGGCAGCGGCTGCAGCAGCGAAGGAGTAGCCATCGTGATGCACCACTGGGTGGTGAGGGAATCCACCAACCAAACTCATTCTAAAGCGCACCGAGCCGATCTGTAGCCGACCTCGACAAGAGAATGcgtctccttttttttaaaaaaaaaaatcggtttAACGGGACTCCGCGAAGTCTGGGTGAAGGAAGCTCGCCATAAAATTAAATGTGCAAAGTCAACGAATGGCCAATCgcgattctgttttttttttaacctaatgCAGCCTCATTTTACTTGTCCGTTAGCTCCGATAATCTAATGACAGCAGTGCATGTTGGTGGTCAATAAATAGATCTCCAAGCTCACCTTTCTTCTAACCGCGGGACAAGGGGAAACACAAAAATGAcgatctttaaaaaacaaaaactgcggTCAATTACTTACACTTAGTTTTCTCCATTGTCCAGTTCCAACGTGTAAGCTTTTCTTTTGCATTATTGAGTCTCTTAAAATACTTTCCTTCTTATCGAGGGCATTCATGAGAGCTGGAAACGAATTCCTCACGAATACGGAATATCTTTTAAACCCACTTTCCGGTCGAACAGCTGCGGCATTTAAAAACAGTATTCTCCGAATCCAAAGTCACTGATTTGCAATGCCCGGCTTCACTCTTCAGCACGGTAAGAATTTCTCAGTTTGATCTCCATGTCACAACTTCATCTTTAGAGCTGCTTGGGTTAATATATGTCGTCAAAATGTCTGCAGGCCAATCAGATCGCAGAGTAGGAGGGACTGAAAGCGGCAGTACAGGGTGTTTACGTTCCTAATTTCCAATCGCACCTTTAAGGATTGGCTGATGAAGTCcatcaataaataataataataataataataataataataataataataataagtgtcacttatgtatttatgtatattCGCTTTCCGGTTGAACTTTTAAAACATCTTGGGATTTTAAGGCAGATAGTAAAAAAAGTAAGTTGGGCTGGGCATACAATCAAAACAATTGTATAAGTATACATCCACTTTAAGCCAAGTGTTTAAGCATAGATATCCACACAGTCTTCACATAATACATATTTATCACACTGTTTAGATTCTCTCTCTGCACAGACTCTATATTATAAAGACTAATACTCGCAAAACACATTCAGAATGCATTTCGCATCATCCCTGTGCTGTCCTCTAAAGTGTTTTGAACAGCCTTCAATATATTCGCGCTAAGTTTAaagtattactattatttttgctgttgaTGCTctagttgttgtttttgttgctgttgtggCTCCTGGGGCTCACGACTCACCCAGGCACCGGGCGGCGAGCGAAGGCTTGAGTTGTACAATGTATTGCTAATCAATAAACGTGAAAGAAACTCAACCCATTTCTTTGCGGGAGATCATGTGTGTTATGAAGAAAAGTAGGCCCCGTTAAGATAATTACACATAGCTTTGCAATATTTAAAGTTTGCCACGAAACGCGAATCGtgaaaaagcaagaaaaaatacGGCCGTCCACACAAGGTATCTGATGCTAAATATatatcaatacatattttagGTATTCTTTTATAGAACGTTTTGGAATGGTAAAGAGCGTATAGCCAGTACAAATGAAAACAGCTCCAAATCAAGACAGCGCTTGCGAATTTGTATCACTGAACAGCGTCGATATCATCATCTGAGTTTGAGGAGCGAGAAACTGCACGTCGGTTATAAATCAACTAAATTGTACTACAGATTTAAGGTGCCTAAATGTCGCTACCTACGTGTCGACGAGTTCAGCATTACTCGAAATATGACCGAGTATTCCACTCAGTGTCTCATTATTTCTCTAGtgcattattatatatatataatcacgaacacgtacagtatatacctctacacacatacacactggGGGTATCTACATGTAGCGTAAATgattttgattttatatataattttctaTTTTAGGGTTCTGTGTCCATCTGTGACTACAAATGACTCTTCTGTGTAGTTTAAAACGTATAGAAATAGGGCGTCCGAGATTATACTGTGTAAGAATTGGTAGGCCTTATttgaactgcaaaataaacgGCAAGCAATTGTTTTAGTTAGCTACTTGAGCACCTGCTTTTACGGATTTCtgctattttagattttgtcgtctatacatcaaaacatttatgATAGATCAGTTATCCTTATTAATTTGATGGATCTAGCATCGTGCATGTCCATGGGAAAGGGACTGCTTTCCTCCAGAAAGTGCTACACGAACTGAAACTTTATACAGACCCTTTTATTCAGGTAAAATGCTGCATTTGTGAGGTAGACAACGATGAATTGAGCTTACTGACATATTTATCTATCTGCTACACTTTAAAGAAGGTTTTCTCATCACGTTTACCTTTGATAAAACCTGTTATGGAAAATAATATACACGGGCTTGTGGTCTAGTAGCCTAATCTTGAAGTAACATGATATCGCTAAGCGAAATTAAAACCTGGAAAATTACGTCTAACTTTTAACATTCTTGAAGAATTGCTTCatgtcttatacagtattttaagacTAACAAAACAGTTAATTTTCTTCCAAAAGGATCtattttttcataatttctatTTTATACATAACTGCTTACTAACAGTCGTTTATGTGTTTACAGATATTTAATTATCTCTTTGACTTCAGAAGACATATAAGTATGCATTAGTCGAATGTGGAAAGACGCAGTTTGATATTTTTGAAATGTAGAGAAATTATTTCGAGGGATCAACTCAATGTCTTCAGATGTTATAATGATCCAAAGGAGGGCGCAATTTTAACAAACTGGCTTCTGCGCCTTCAGATTTACACATGAAACATTGTACAGTGATTATGCGTGGGcagacaaaagcaaataataaataaaattaaatgactGTGATAAAgggttttataaatatttttctattttaaaaaaatgtttcaatttttCTCCTTCCTGATGTGGTCTAAACAAAATTATTTGGAATTAATTATTTGCAACAGTTTCTTTATCCACAAATGCACAGGAATAAAATTGACTTTATATTATTTATCTGGATAATTGTACGTATCagatgtgcattttaaaatcgATATATTTGAAAAAGTAATGCGAAACCCAACCTAACTATATTGATTAATGTCAAATATAATATCTCAAATTCAGCTGCATAAAACCAGCACAGCGAAAAATTAATTCTTCACGTATTTACGTACAAATGAATAGAAgcaatatacaaatattttttttctgaaagaattCAGTGCCATCATTacataataaaaaacagcaatatttcagcagttaatttaaaaataaaaactagccTTAATCAATGTACTTATACTCCTAAAAACAATAGTACAATTCACGTTATTCAAATAATCCATGCTGTATCTTTAATTCgttattttttcttataattaataacaaattattaatatttgtttcagtCAAAACAGAAGCAGCCAAATGAGAatgttttgataaaaaaatcaaaaatagttttaaaacgcAACTCTAAcgtatgtttctttttcattaagAAACCAGTTCATTGTAACATTCCGGTTAAGAACGCTTTGCAGGCATATATAGAATTATAAGCTGTAATAGGCCtatatacatacacacaagTTTTGATGTTTGTGTGTTTGCCTGTGTACGGATGACAAAAAACGTGTATATTAAACGAAGAGGTATTTAAGCTAAGCATCTTTTAAAACCCCCCTTTACTAGGACGCATAATTTTTCTTCGTCTTCATTTTAAGTCATACTTTAATGAAACGTGTTACTTTTTAAATAGCCTGCATATTCTTAATAGAAATCACAAATGAAATACTAACATTGTTTATTGCTAACCACACAGGAGAGAACATGATTTATATTTGTTTAAGTGTTGTATGTGTGCAGCAAATGTAATTCATCTGGCTGAATGGAGGTTCTTTTAGTAATTTGGATACGTGGAGTCTCCAGTTAATGACATATAATCAGCCTTTGGGTCACTTGGTCAGACTCTTGTTACAAACCCCTCCTTTCCTCTCTGATCTCCTTTCAAACTAAATTtcgtataaataaataaagttatGCAGAGCTAAATATTTGAACACGAGAGAAGTGTTTGATAAACCTGATATAAATTCAGCAAAGGTAAATAGACAGGAAGGTCATCACTATAGCACAACGAAGTTAACCAACTGAAAGAATTCTGATCATTTGAAGCCAAATTACGAATCCAACACCCATAAAGGTAGGAGGTGGATTTAACAATAGCCCATATTCTTTGTTTAAACGAACAGGTTTATGTGAGTCACTTGGGAAGCGAAGGCAGTCCAAATGCAATGTGCACGAACCAGATTAACGTCTCAGATCGAAAGAAGTCTGAATATAACCTtgacaaatcatactttttttttaacctgtggAACTTCGGTTTacgtttctgaaatatatttggTTTCTTGTGTTCTGCAGCTGTTGCTTCCTGACAGAGGTACAGCATGGCGCGATAGGATGCTAAACAAGTGAAAGACGAGCTATTCCAAACCGGTGTGACGTTTGTAGAAAGGCATT
Above is a genomic segment from Lepisosteus oculatus isolate fLepOcu1 chromosome 1, fLepOcu1.hap2, whole genome shotgun sequence containing:
- the hand2 gene encoding heart- and neural crest derivatives-expressed protein 2, whose product is MSLVGGFPHHPVVHHDGYSFAAAAAASRCHEENPYFHGWLISHPEMSPPDYTMAPSYSPEYANGATALDHSHYGGVPGAGAVGLGPRPVKRRGTANRKERRRTQSINSAFAELRECIPNVPADTKLSKIKTLRLATSYIAYLMDLLAKDDQNGEAEAFKAEFKKTDVKEEKRKKELNEVLKSSAGSNDKKTKGRTGWPQHVWALELKQ